The DNA window CGCGAACAGCTGGGCCGCGGCACCGGCCACCGCAGTCGAGGCGACCACCGCGCCACCGAAGACCAGATTGTGGATGCCGGTCTCCGCCGAGGCGAGCGATGGATACAGCGACAGCAGCACGCCGAGCACCGACCAGGCCGCCATCACGCCCAGCGCCGAGAACCAGAAGTCACTGCGAATCTCCTGCGGCACAGCCGGTTTCGCGATCCTGATGCGACCGGCGATCCGGGCGGTGTGCGGTTCGCGCAGCGCGACGACACCGAGGCCGATGAGCAGGCACACCACGGTGATGACCACATAGGGCATGCGCAGTGGATGCGGCGCGTACTGCGCCAGCACGGCCGAACCCAGAATCGCCACGGCCATACCGACATTGAACGCGACTCCGCTGAGCTGACCGGATCGCGCACCGCGTTCGGGCCGCAGATCCAGCAGCGCCGCGGCACCGGCGACCACCGTCGAGCCGACCGCCAAACCGTGCAGCGCCCGCGCCACCAGCAGCATCGCGACGTTATCGGCCAGCAGGAACACCACGAGGCCGATGATCATTGTCGCGAACGCACCGAGCAGCACCGGTTTGCGGCCGACCACATCGGAGATCCGCCCGGAAACCAGCACCGCGGCCAGCGCCGCGAACGCGTAGACCGCGAAGACGAATGTCGTCGTCAGCGGCGAGAAATGCCATTGCTTCTGATACATGCCGTAGAGCGGCGCAGGTACGCCGGAGACGCCGAGCGCCA is part of the Nocardia sp. NBC_00565 genome and encodes:
- a CDS encoding MFS transporter; the protein is MTVAADQHTSQRWAYALILAASGVALGVSGVPAPLYGMYQKQWHFSPLTTTFVFAVYAFAALAAVLVSGRISDVVGRKPVLLGAFATMIIGLVVFLLADNVAMLLVARALHGLAVGSTVVAGAAALLDLRPERGARSGQLSGVAFNVGMAVAILGSAVLAQYAPHPLRMPYVVITVVCLLIGLGVVALREPHTARIAGRIRIAKPAVPQEIRSDFWFSALGVMAAWSVLGVLLSLYPSLASAETGIHNLVFGGAVVASTAVAGAAAQLFATGIPARRAAIGGDTGMAVALVLTVPALHTGNWVVVLLAGVLLGATFGLGFGGSLRHLSEVVPQHKRGETMSAYYLLAYTAMALPTILAGWAATEWGLSEVFPWFVGVVALACLAAAGLGLRRNREAAPQGA